In Calliopsis andreniformis isolate RMS-2024a chromosome 8, iyCalAndr_principal, whole genome shotgun sequence, one DNA window encodes the following:
- the Ec gene encoding ubiquitin specific peptidase echinus: MASIMGLQQPAASQDTVDYSGYLQSSQCHQIHGSQTNGQIQSAQKSPSNDHNTSFTSTKGLLNGPGQNNCFLNSAVQVLWHLDIFRRSFRELSGHACMRESCIFCALKDLFSQLQFSQESALPPDTLRRALAESFLDQQRFQLGFMDDAAECFENILLRIHLHIASGEAEDMCSARHCVPHQKFAMTLVEQSVCGACGATSEPLPFTQMVHYVSASALTSQARQTPPNSRNSPDLFGQLLRKAGGMGDIRDCPSSCGAKIQICRTLMNRPEIVSVGVVWDSERPSLEHIMDVFATVGTSLRLSDVFHSVVDSRWGASTVHNLVGVVTYYGKHYSTFFFHTKLKVWIYFDDATVKEIGPRWEQVVEKCRRGRYQPLLLLYATPGGTPVNTENAPKTVTPFPNGNGLKTPPKNNVRRSITPSPEKPSINSTARRAITPNPDSPPHSYTQRRVYSDYQNLTDIQNNIFGDQGVDVVDGEAESKYISRRAVENVMQQQKKQQMQLTRSLSAGSTPQDCISIPDHLNVPRRRDSGNWSGDRNSASSSSSTTMDNPYLYIVNKMQRNSGVPKSPTSKSGELSSSSSGHYDAGYDSYSLSSTDSLPLQQGLKHNLQLAQIPEGYQASSGDDCERLCKETDALLDKSRAAEDAGDLSTAVALCSAASSKARAAMDAPYNNPHTITIARMKHNTCVMRTRSLHRRMLQEQATANGEKEEGAPEGRHSRDNSKSGQHSRQSSRDKGNHSRQNSRELLVNAPVTTVDKPATKSIEIYATLPKKKTLRSKATAVNVIEDEEYMLYDRPVQRTGLFGRTKRCDDDKKDKKRARSEERNKNISKDFSIAPSRSSPSPKGAKAEKSKESMDVVANNVRASQASNVNGEQKQGKKQHKIRRKLLMGGLIKRKNRSMPDLREGQDGQANVSVEGSSNTLPKQSVDDSSVGLKGNEVCQSLSGYLSEGHLEFAGNSNSSPGNTCNPNLERSRLMRKSFHGSAGKVLHVAKVPPPPPLRTTSQLSKSKCSGEVHSEQQSEKSAYPSSEGQCTSNPAQEQNGTYWNHVNAGNSSSVTNRNTNYTDYSSESHSLPFLPFYSMEQNAANVPTSCQLNYNNKPRIQDDVVQYANGILYEPTFVVTRADVHNEQSPTKPSNQTDLLPPYPDNGNVSHSRQPSEDFPPPPYPSIHSVSHSRQASEDFPPPPPPIDDTSSHVQETQQQYQQQQYQSQQYQQQYQSQQYQQQHQPQQYQQQQTSVPAQQRQQQLDNQQISTLLTQLQIKRDEILASKAREEKRPEEQGEEEKLASETWLRELQAKQAERRMKKQGPLDQDIPKVRSAPTIQGPTIARRTSDLMMNSLGQNYDPASRDVTDCPRVVSSVKDMAARFEQIKLQPVAKTEPEQKLPTKQNMNSVSPSPLLDGSQDAQQVEDSRPVKLSTENLAAFSKPDAPAGQSVLNSSFESGSSQNTFIATGTPNNTSTTQQSGLNAAMMSMSLTLPHENGLPIDYPEDDISEVAMQNTIQNTTILPSEEDIAPRKVKRRIGKKKSVSFCDQVVLVATAEDDEKDSYIPNPILERVLRSAMNKPETAQVLREIRSLQEAELNRENCTATKFQQQTLPLKSEADSVPATPYQDQLRSVNPIPIPDTIKPTFGRQNSNESVGSLSDKKLGGSYNNEGQDVVRETYSGLPNVSKPPTSYSPQLQQQIRYSQNGYVPYVPQSTYPQTQTSHPRNQVIPISQTQKPASPYPTQMHGQYVQNNVQQQKPMCQRNTYQTYYQLEQQHNQMNKQMSQQQQQNMNQRITNHNASPITVQHSQQQFAYQPTQSPSPYPNQYTHSSYQSYPYQSVPQQNRMNQPLPQYQPPPNPPATYQQQQAAQTYQQRHENYQRPPQKADQQNILAPNQTYPNALQNGQIQSNMKYPTYQHPPVSKQSKQMHFVTAAKSNASVTQSTSSLQKPGVGGSARTAPCHLCRKKQVTEPAIYCTDCDFYMSRFRPKN, encoded by the exons GACCTGTTCTCCCAGCTCCAATTTTCACAGGAGAGCGCACTGCCACCCGACACACTGCGACGAGCTTTGGCCGAGAGTTTCCTCGATCAGCAGAGGTTCCAGCTGGGATTCATGGACGACGCAGCAGAATGTTTC GAAAACATTCTTCTTCGTATACATCTTCACATCGCCAGCGGGGAAGCCGAGGATATGTGCAGCGCGAGGCACTGCGTCCCTCATCAAAAATTCGCCATGACCCTCGTCGAGCAAAGTGTTTGCGGAGCTTGCGGTGCCACTTCTGAACCTCTGCCTTTTACACAG ATGGTTCACTATGTATCAGCATCAGCGTTGACTTCGCAGGCGAGGCAAACGCCACCAAATTCAAGGAACAGTCCGGATCTCTTTGGTCAGCTTCTACGAAAAGCTGGAGGCATGGGCGACATCAGGGACTGTCCA AGTTCCTGTGGAGCCAAAATCCAGATCTGTAGAACCCTGATGAACAGACCGGAAATTGTGTCTGTTGGGGTCGTGTGGGATAGCGAACGACCATCGCTGGAGCATATCATGGACGTTTTCGCAACCGTGGGAACGTCCCTCCGACTCAGCGATGTTTTCCACAGTGTTGTAGACTCTCGATGGGGTGCTTCGACCGTGCACAATCTCGTTGGAGTTGTCACCTACTATGGAAAACACTACTCCACCTTCTTTTTCCACACTAAATTGAAG GTTTGGATTTACTTCGATGACGCCACTGTCAAAGAAATAGGACCACGCTGGGAGCAGGTGGTGGAGAAATGTAGAAGAGGCCGATATCAACCCTTGCTTTTGCTGTACGCGACCCCAGGTGGTACTCCAGTTAACACGGAAAATGCGCCCAAGACAGTGACACCTTTCCCAAACGGAAACGGTTTAAAGACACCCCCGAAGAATAATGTTCGTCGATCGATCACACCGAGTCCGGAGAAGCCATCGATCAACAGCACTGCTAGACGTGCCATTACGCCTAATCCCGATAGTCCTCCTCATTCCTACACGCAACGCAGAGTCTACAGCGATTACCAGAATCTTACTGATATTCAGAATAACATATTTGGTGATCAG GGTGTGGACGTAGTTGACGGTGAAGCAGAATCAAAATACATTAGTCGCCGTGCTGTAGAAAATGTGATGCAGCAACAGAAGAAGCAACAAATGCAATTGACGCGTAGTCTCAGTGCTGGTTCGACGCCACAGGATTGCATTAGTATTCCTGATCATTTGAACGTGCCAAGAAGAAGAGATTCTGGAAACTGGTCTGGCGACCGAAACAGTGCATCTTCTAGTTCCTCGACAACGATGGACAATCCATACTTGTACATTGTAAATAAAATGCAGAGGAATTCAGGAGTGCCCAAAAGTCCTACCAGCAAGTCTGGGGAACTTTCCAGTAGTAGCAGTGGCCATTACGATGCTGGATACGACTCCTATTCTTTGTCTTCCACGGATAGCCTTCCACTTCAGCAGGGTCTGAAGCATAATCTGCAG CTTGCCCAGATCCCGGAAGGCTACCAAGCTTCCTCAGGCGACGACTGTGAACGTCTCTGCAAGGAAACTGACGCGTTGCTGGACAAATCCCGCGCAGCGGAAGACGCTGGTGACCTCAGTACTGCAGTAGCCTTATGCAGCGCAGCCAGCAGCAAAGCTAGAGCTGCCATGGACGCGCCTTATAACAACCCTCACACGATCACGATAGCCAGGATGAAACACAACACTTGTGTTATGAGAACGAGAAGCCTGCACAGAAGGATGTTGCAAGAACAGGCGACAGCTAATGGTGAGAAGGAAGAAGGCGCACCTGAAGGCAGGCATTCGCGAGACAACAGTAAATCTGGTCAACACTCCAGACAGAGTTCAAGGGACAAAGGGAACCATTCTAGGCAAAATAGTCGGGAACTTCTGGTGAACGCGCCAGTTACGACTGTGGACAAGCCTGCTACGAAGAGCATCGAGATCTATGCTACTTTACCGAAGAAGAAGACGTTAAGAAGCAAAGCTACAGCTGTAAAcgtgatcgaggatgaggaataCATGCTATATGACAGACCAGTACAAAGAACAGGCTTGTTTGGTCGCACGAAGCGATGTGACGATGACAAGAAGGACAAGAAGCGCGCTCGAAGCGAAGAAAGGAACAAGAACATCTCGAAAGACTTCTCCATAGCACCGTCTCGATCTTCACCCTCTCCAAAGGGAGCAAAAGCTGAGAAATCTAAGGAAAGCATGGACGTAGTTGCCAATAACGTGCGAGCTTCTCAAGCTAGTAACGTTAATGGCGAGCAGAAACAGGGCAAGAAACAGCACAAGATTCGCCGAAAACTGTTGATGGGTGGGCTGATCAAGAGGAAGAACAGAAGCATGCCGGATCTGCGCGAAGGACAGGATGGGCAGGCGAACGTGAGCGTTGAGGGATCCTCGAACACCTTGCCGAAACAGTCAGTGGACGATTCCAGCGTTGGTTTGAAGGGCAACGAAGTGTGCCAGTCTCTGAGCGGCTACTTGTCAGAGGGTCACTTGGAATTCGCTGGGAACAGCAACAGCAGTCCTGGCAATACTTGTAACCCGAATCTGGAGAGGAGTCGTCTCATGAGGAAGAGCTTCCATGGCAGCGCAGGCAAAGTGTTACACGTGGCGAAGGTACCTCCGCCTCCTCCACTTAGAACCACTTCTCAGCTTAGCAAGTCTAAGTGTTCGGGTGAAGTGCACAGCGAGCAGCAGTCCGAGAAATCAGCGTACCCATCATCGGAGGGACAGTGTACCTCCAACCCAGCTCAGGAACAAAATGGAACGTATTGGAACCACGTCAACGCAGGAAATTCATCCAGTGTAACCAATAGGAACACAAACTACACCGACTACTCGTCGGAATCTCATTCCTTGCCGTTCTTGCCCTTTTACAGCATGGAACAGAACGCTGCCAATGTCCCCACGTCGTGTCAGTTGAATTACAATAACAAGCCTCGGATTCAGGACGATGTGGTGCAGTATGCAAATGGAATTTTGTACGAACCCACTTTCGTTGTGACTCGAGCGGACGTACACAATGAACAGAGTCCCACTAAACCTTCGAATCAGACAGATTTGTTACccccttatcctgacaatggaaACGTGTCTCACTCGAGACAACCTAGCGAAGATTTTCCTCCTCCACCGTATCCTTCTATTCATTCTGTGTCCCATTCGAGGCAAGCCAGCGAAGACTTTCCACCTCCACCGCCGCCAATTGATGATACTTCGAGTCACGTTCAAGAGacccagcagcagtatcagcaaCAACAGTATCAGTCGCAACAGTATCAGCAACAGTATCAATCACAGCAATACCAGCAACAACATCAACCACAGCAGTATCAGCAACAGCAGACATCGGTTCCTGCGCAACAACGTCAGCAACAATTGGATAATCAACAGATCAGTACCCTGTTGACGCAATTGCAAATCAAAAGGGACGAAATATTGGCTTCCAAGGCTAGGGAGGAGAAAAGGCCAGAGGAGCAAGGGGAAGAAGAGAAGCTAGCCAGCGAAACTTGGCTTCGTGAACTGCAAGCTAAACAAGCAGAAAGGCGAATGAAGAAACAGGGACCTTTGGACCAGGATATTCCAAAAGTTAGATCAGCTCCGACAATCCAAGGCCCAACAATCGCTAGAAGGACCAGTGACCTCATGATGAATAGCCTTGGTCAAAATTATGACCCAGCCAGTCGCGATGTTACCGATTGTCCACGAGTCGTTTCTTCTGTGAAAGACATGGCGGCTAGATTTGAGCAAATTAAATTACAGCCTGTCGCGAAAACAGAGCCAGAACAGAAACTCCCAACGAAACAGAACATGAACTCTGTTTCACCCTCGCCTTTATTGGATGGATCTCAGGATGCCCAGCAGGTGGAGGACTCAAGACCTGTGAAACTTTCGACCGAAAATTTAGCAGCCTTCTCTAAACCTGACGCTCCTGCAGGCCAATCAGTCTTGAATTCCAGTTTTGAGTCTGGCTCCAGTCAAAACACTTTCATCGCCACAGGAACACCTAACAATACTAGCACTACGCAGCAAAGCGGACTAAATGCTGCGATGATGTCCATGTCCTTAACTTTGCCACACGAAAATGGCTTGCCAATCGACTATCCCGAGGATGACATCAGTGAAGTTGCCATGCAGAATACTATCCAGAATACGACGATCCTTCCCAGCGAAGAAGACATTGCACCGAGGAAGGTGAAACGACGAATAGGAAAGAAGAAGAGCGTGTCGTTCTGCGATCAGGTCGTCTTAGTAGCCACTGCAGAGGATGACGAGAAGGACTCGTACATACCTAACCCTATCCTCGAGAGGGTTCTACGTTCAGCAATGAACAAGCCAGAGACAGCTCAAGTTCTGCGAGAGATTCGTAGCCTCCAAGAAGCAGAACTGAACAGGGAAAACTGCACTGCCACAAAGTTCCAACAACAGACTCTGCCATTGAAGAGCGAAGCTGACAGCGTTCCTGCCACTCCCTATCAGGACCAGCTAAGAAGCGTGAATCCAATACCGATCCCAGACACGATCAAACCCACTTTCGGGAGACAAAATTCGAACGAGTCAGTGGGCTCGCTATCAGACAAGAAACTCGGCGGTTCCTACAACAACGAAGGGCAGGACGTTGTTAGAGAAACTTACTCAGGGCTTCCCAACGTTTCCAAGCCACCCACATCGTACTCTCCCCAGCTGCAGCAACAGATAAGGTACTCGCAGAACGGATACGTGCCTTACGTGCCTCAGTCGACGTACCCTCAAACTCAGACGTCTCACCCAAGGAACCAAGTGATCCCAATATCTCAGACACAGAAGCCAGCCAGCCCCTACCCCACCCAAATGCATGGACAGTACGTTCAGAACAACGTGCAGCAACAGAAACCCATGTGCCAAAGGAACACCTACCAGACGTACTACCAACTGGAGCAGCAGCACAATCAGATGAACAAACAGATGtctcagcagcagcagcagaacATGAACCAAAGGATCACGAATCACAACGCGAGTCCCATCACGGTGCAGCACTCTCAGCAGCAGTTCGCCTACCAACCCACTCAATCGCCAAGTCCCTATCCAAACCAGTACACTCACAGTTCCTACCAAAGTTATCCCTACCAGTCGGTTCCTCAGCAGAACCGAATGAACCAACCACTGCCACAGTACCAACCGCCACCAAACCCACCAGCCACTTACCAGCAGCAACAAGCTGCGCAGACTTATCAACAGAGGCACGAGAACTACCAGAGGCCTCCACAGAAGGCCGACCAGCAGAACATCCTGGCGCCTAACCAGACCTATCCCAACGCGCTGCAAAACGGCCAGATACAATCGAACATGAAGTATCCCACTTACCAGCACCCGCCAGTGTCGAAGCAGAGCAAGCAGATGCATTTTGTGACCGCAGCGAAGAGTAACGCGAGTGTTACTCAATCCACGTCTTCCTTGCAGAAGCCTGGCGTGGGTGGCTCGGCTAGAACAGCCCCTTGTCATCTGTGCCGGAAGAAGCAGGTTACTGAGCCAGCCATTTACTGCACGGATTGTGACTTTTATATGTCTCGCTTCCGACCTAAGAACTGA
- the Usp39 gene encoding ubiquitin specific protease 39, with protein sequence MATNKQENQQKRKLLDKRVLDEDTGKYVKVARTNSDAPRLCPYLDTINRQFLDFDFEKLCSVSLSRINVYACLVCGKYFQGRGTNTHAYTHSVAESHHVFLNLHTLKFYCLPDNYEIIDSSLDDIKYVLNPTFDKAQIAQLDKSDKLSRAIDGSLYSPGIVGMNNIKANDYCNVILQALSHVTPLRDFFLRESNYSHVKRPPGDSSYLLVQRFGELMRKLWNPRNFKAHVSPHEMLQAVVLWSKKRFQFTEQGDPIDFLSWFLNALHLALNGTKKRDSSIVYKTFLGHMRIYTRKIPPLELDETQRSELLNTVEYGETITESPFLYLTCDLPPPPLFKDQFTENIIPQVNLYTLLNKFNAVTEKEYKTYKENFMKRFEITELPPYLILYIKRFTKNTFFVEKNPTIVNFPVKNVDFGDILTPEVKQRHPYTTYDLVANIVHDGEPGQGTYRVHILHRATGQWYELQDLHVTQILPQMITLTEAYIQIYELKKDVLSENGENKHKKTI encoded by the exons ATGGCGACGAATAAACAGGAGAATCAACAAAAACGAAAATTATTAGATAAACGTGTTTTAGACGAAGATACTGGAA AATACGTTAAAGTTGCCAGGACAAATTCAGATGCACCTCGATTGTGTCCTTATTTAGATACAATAAATCGTCAATTTTTAGACTTTGATTTTGAGAAACTGTGTTCTGTATCGTTGTCAAGAATTAATGTGTATGCTTGCCTTGTGTGTGGCAAATATTTTCAAGGAAGAGGTACTAATACTCATGCATACACACATAGTGTGGCAGAAAGTCACCATGTTTTCTTGAATCTTCATACTCTAAAGTTTTATTGTTTACCTGATAACTATGAGATCATCG ATTCTTCGCTAGATGATATAAAATATGTCTTAAACCCAACATTCGATAAGGCACAGATAGCTCAATTGGACAAAAGCGATAAATTATCAAGAGCTATAGATGGCTCATTGTATTCCCCCGGCATTGTGGGAATGAATAACATTAAAGCCAATGATTATTGCAATGTTATTTTACAA GCACTTTCTCATGTTACGCCTTTAAGGGATTTCTTTCTAAGAGAGTCAAATTATTCTCACGTAAAAAGGCCACCTGGTGACTCCTCGTATCTTCTAGTTCAAAGATTCGGGGAGCTAATGAGAAAACTATGGAATCCACGTAACTTTAAGGCACACGTCAGTCCTCATGAAATGTTACAAGCTGTTGTCTTATGGAGTAAAAAGCGATTTCAATTTACTGAACAGG GCGACCCAATTGATTTTCTATCATGGTTTTTAAATGCCCTTCATTTAGCATTAAATGGTACAAAGAAACGTGATTCTAGTATAGTATATAAAACATTTTTGGGTCATATGCGTATATACACAAGAAAAATCCCACCACTTGAATTAGATGAAACTCAACGAAGTGAATTGCTTAATACTGTGGAATATGGTGAAACTATAACAGAAAGTCCATTCTTGTATTTAACTTGTGATTTACCTCCACCACCTCTATTCAAGGATCAATTTACGGAAAATATTATTCCTCAA gtcAATTTATACACactattaaataaatttaacgCTGTGACTGAAAAAGAGTATAAAACTTACAAGGAGAATTTTATGAAAAGATTTGAAATTACAGAGCTCCCTCCTTACCTTATACTTTACATTAAA AGATTCACAAAGAATACATTTTTCGTGGAAAAAAATCCTACTATAGTTAATTTCCCAGTCAA AAATGTCGATTTCGGAGACATTTTAACGCCCGAAGTAAAGCAAAGACATCCTTATACCACGTACGATTTAGTAGCAAATATAGTTCATGATGGAGAACCTGGTCAAGGTACTTATAGGGTCCATATTTTACATAGAGCAACTGGTCAGTGGTACGAATTACAAGATTTACATGTGACTCAAATTCTGCCACAGATGATTACGTTAACTGAAGCATATATACAA ATTTACGAGCTGAAAAAGGACGTACTTTCGGAAAATGGTGAGAACAAACATAAGAAAACAATTTGA